In the genome of Buchnera aphidicola (Artemisaphis artemisicola), one region contains:
- the eno gene encoding phosphopyruvate hydratase: protein MSKIIKIIAREIIDSRGNPTVESEVHLEGGFVGLASSPSGASTGSLEAIELRDNDQKRFMGKGVQKSVLLINQEISQALKNKNAINQSEIDNIMIDLDSTFNKSKLGANSILSVSLAVAKAAALSKRMPLYQHISEINNTPGVFSMPLPMINIINGGKHANNNIDIQEFMIQPVSAKTIKQAIQMGCEIFHSLGALLKENNISTTVGDEGGYAPNLKSNEEALNLIQEAVQKTNYKLGKDIRLAIDCAASELYNKNTKKYELKGEKIRFSSKEFTHYLESLSNKYPICSIEDGQDESDWKGFLYQTNILGHKMQLVGDDLFVTNKSILKKGIQKGIANSILIKLNQIGTLTETIETIKIAKKANYSIIISHRSGETEDTTIADLAVGTSSGQIKTGSMSRSDRTAKYNQLIRIEEILGKKNAPFKGLKEIKSAV, encoded by the coding sequence ATGTCAAAAATTATTAAAATTATAGCTCGTGAAATAATAGACTCTAGAGGAAATCCTACTGTAGAATCTGAAGTACATTTAGAAGGAGGTTTTGTTGGACTAGCTTCTTCTCCTTCCGGAGCTTCTACAGGTTCTTTAGAAGCCATAGAATTACGAGATAATGATCAAAAAAGATTTATGGGTAAAGGAGTACAAAAATCTGTTTTATTAATAAATCAAGAAATATCACAAGCTTTAAAAAATAAAAATGCTATAAATCAAAGTGAAATTGATAATATTATGATTGATTTAGATAGTACATTTAATAAATCTAAACTAGGTGCAAATTCAATTTTATCTGTATCTTTAGCAGTTGCAAAAGCAGCTGCTTTATCTAAAAGAATGCCCTTATATCAACATATTTCAGAAATCAATAATACACCAGGTGTTTTTTCTATGCCACTTCCTATGATTAATATTATTAATGGAGGAAAACATGCTAATAATAATATTGATATTCAAGAATTTATGATTCAACCTGTGAGTGCAAAAACAATAAAACAAGCTATTCAAATGGGATGTGAAATTTTTCATTCATTAGGTGCACTATTAAAAGAAAATAATATAAGCACAACAGTAGGAGATGAAGGAGGATATGCTCCAAATTTAAAATCTAATGAAGAAGCCCTGAATCTTATTCAAGAAGCTGTACAAAAAACTAACTACAAACTAGGAAAAGATATAAGATTAGCAATAGATTGTGCTGCTTCAGAATTATACAATAAAAATACAAAAAAATATGAGTTAAAAGGAGAAAAAATTCGATTTTCTTCAAAAGAATTTACACATTATTTAGAATCTTTATCAAATAAATATCCTATTTGTTCAATAGAAGATGGACAAGATGAATCTGATTGGAAAGGGTTTTTATATCAAACAAATATACTAGGTCATAAAATGCAACTAGTAGGTGATGATTTATTCGTTACAAATAAAAGCATTTTAAAAAAAGGCATTCAAAAAGGAATTGCTAATTCTATATTAATTAAATTAAACCAAATTGGAACTTTAACTGAAACTATTGAAACAATAAAAATTGCAAAAAAAGCAAATTATTCCATTATTATTTCTCATCGTTCTGGTGAAACAGAAGATACTACCATAGCTGATTTAGCTGTTGGAACATCATCAGGGCAAATTAAAACTGGTTCTATGAGTCGTTCTGATAGAACTGCAAAATATAACCAATTAATTAGAATTGAAGAGATTTTAGGTAAAAAAAATGCACCTTTTAAAGGTTTAAAAGAAATTAAATCAGCAGTCTAA
- the queD gene encoding 6-carboxytetrahydropterin synthase QueD: MKTVIFKDFYFEAAHYLPYVPKKHKCRRLHGHSFLVRLEIEDKIDQKNGWIIDYADLKLIFKPIYDQLDHHFLNAIPGLENPTSENIARWIWEKLKPRLTILSAIMIKETCTSGCVYKGN, from the coding sequence ATGAAAACTGTTATATTTAAAGATTTTTATTTCGAGGCTGCGCACTATTTACCATATGTTCCTAAAAAACATAAATGTAGACGATTGCATGGTCATTCTTTTTTAGTTCGATTAGAAATAGAAGATAAAATTGATCAAAAAAATGGATGGATAATAGATTATGCTGATCTTAAATTAATATTCAAGCCTATTTATGATCAATTAGATCATCATTTTTTAAATGCAATACCTGGTTTAGAAAATCCAACTAGTGAAAATATTGCTCGATGGATTTGGGAAAAATTAAAGCCTCGTCTAACTATATTAAGTGCTATAATGATTAAAGAAACTTGTACATCTGGTTGTGTTTATAAAGGGAATTAA
- a CDS encoding peptidoglycan DD-metalloendopeptidase family protein, which yields MFFLIFLLFFFNNFSFSSPILNKNNLNIYSQKKNVKTLIFSKKNECFSFLQLTKIFSFKKQKIIISNNNFIGFFEQNKFKIFYIVKSKDTLYSISKKSGNNYHELAEANFIKKPYKIIIGQKIWVGDVFINKNIDNCSIITSELNSIKSYHFCDFFKTPLSVLNFLNKSIFYNTKICFFCNKDLQKNNNLVRLKSFIFDNHWNWPIQSEQIKYFYEDSLEGNVKIEIFGFKGQPVFSAAAGEVLCVIESFEKYGRLIIIKHNENYFSIYGFNDLVLVKPKEKVYAKQQIATMGLSPEKKIPQLYFEIRYKGNSINPLDILPNVKK from the coding sequence ATGTTTTTTTTAATATTTCTTTTATTTTTTTTTAATAATTTTTCATTTAGTTCACCTATTTTAAATAAAAATAATTTAAATATTTATTCACAAAAAAAAAATGTAAAAACTTTAATTTTTTCTAAAAAAAATGAGTGTTTTTCATTTTTACAATTAACAAAAATATTTTCTTTTAAAAAACAAAAAATCATTATTAGTAATAATAATTTTATTGGTTTTTTTGAACAAAATAAATTTAAGATATTTTATATAGTAAAATCAAAAGATACTTTATATTCTATCAGTAAAAAATCTGGAAATAATTATCATGAATTAGCTGAAGCTAATTTTATCAAAAAACCTTATAAAATAATTATAGGTCAAAAAATTTGGGTAGGAGATGTATTTATCAATAAAAATATAGATAATTGTTCTATTATTACTTCAGAACTTAATTCTATAAAATCTTATCATTTTTGTGATTTTTTTAAAACGCCATTAAGTGTTTTAAATTTTTTAAATAAAAGTATATTTTATAATACTAAAATATGTTTTTTTTGCAATAAAGATTTGCAAAAAAATAATAATCTTGTAAGATTAAAATCTTTTATTTTTGATAATCATTGGAATTGGCCTATTCAAAGCGAACAAATTAAATATTTTTATGAAGATTCATTAGAAGGTAATGTAAAAATAGAAATTTTTGGTTTTAAAGGACAACCAGTTTTTTCTGCAGCTGCAGGAGAGGTTTTATGTGTTATAGAATCATTTGAAAAATATGGTCGCTTGATTATTATCAAACATAATGAAAATTATTTTAGTATTTATGGTTTCAATGATTTAGTTTTAGTAAAACCAAAAGAAAAAGTATATGCAAAACAACAAATTGCTACTATGGGATTATCTCCTGAAAAAAAAATACCACAATTATATTTTGAAATACGTTATAAAGGGAATTCTATAAATCCATTAGATATTTTACCTAATGTTAAAAAATAG
- the ispF gene encoding 2-C-methyl-D-erythritol 2,4-cyclodiphosphate synthase — protein MRIGYGFDLHAFGSIKPLIIGGVLIPYNKGLIAHSNGDLLIHSVIDALLGATAMGDIGSFFPSNIKTYENIDSRILLKKIWKKINLLSYIISNIDITIIAESPKISPYIYFMRSNLSLDLNTKIDQISIKSTTSKTIGCIGRQEGIACQTVLILKRTKKIK, from the coding sequence ATGAGAATTGGTTATGGTTTTGATCTTCATGCTTTCGGAAGTATCAAACCATTAATTATCGGTGGTGTTTTAATTCCTTATAATAAAGGATTAATAGCTCATTCTAATGGTGATTTATTGATTCATTCCGTAATAGATGCTTTATTAGGTGCAACAGCGATGGGCGATATTGGAAGTTTTTTCCCAAGTAATATTAAAACGTATGAAAATATTGATAGTAGAATATTACTTAAAAAAATTTGGAAAAAAATTAACTTGTTAAGTTATATTATTTCTAATATTGATATTACAATTATTGCAGAAAGTCCTAAAATATCGCCTTATATTTATTTTATGAGATCAAATTTATCATTAGATCTTAATACTAAAATAGATCAAATTAGTATTAAATCTACGACTTCCAAAACAATAGGATGCATTGGACGACAGGAAGGAATTGCTTGCCAAACTGTTTTGATACTTAAAAGAACTAAAAAAATCAAGTAA
- the ispD gene encoding 2-C-methyl-D-erythritol 4-phosphate cytidylyltransferase → MILVNVFQPKIIAIVPAAGIGSRMQTNVPKQYIKIKNYTILEYTLKTLLLHPNIIRIIVSLHKKDSYFHQLSISSDFRIISVIGGEKRINSVLSGLIIETDADWVIIHDAVRPCLTYEDLEKLISVIKKNPVGAILGKPVSDTIKYSNSSQKKILYTIHRKNLWHAFTPQLFRINLLRNCLKKIVSNNISITDEASALEYYGYHPLLIIGSCRNIKITWPEDLLLAKFYLQDFNINK, encoded by the coding sequence ATGATCTTGGTTAATGTTTTTCAACCAAAAATTATAGCTATTGTACCAGCTGCAGGAATAGGAAGTAGAATGCAGACAAACGTGCCAAAACAATATATAAAAATAAAAAACTATACTATTCTTGAATATACTTTAAAAACATTACTATTACATCCTAATATAATTCGTATAATTGTAAGTTTACATAAAAAAGATAGTTATTTTCATCAATTATCTATATCTTCTGATTTTCGTATTATTTCTGTTATAGGTGGCGAAAAAAGAATTAATTCAGTTTTATCAGGATTAATAATAGAAACAGACGCAGATTGGGTTATAATTCATGATGCTGTTCGTCCATGTTTGACTTATGAAGATTTAGAAAAATTAATATCTGTTATTAAAAAAAATCCAGTAGGTGCAATTTTAGGTAAACCTGTATCAGATACTATAAAATATAGTAATTCTAGTCAAAAAAAAATACTTTATACAATACATAGAAAAAATTTATGGCATGCTTTTACTCCTCAATTATTTCGAATTAATTTGTTAAGAAACTGTTTAAAAAAAATAGTTAGTAATAATATTAGCATAACAGATGAAGCGTCAGCATTAGAATATTATGGCTATCATCCATTATTGATTATAGGAAGCTGTAGAAATATTAAAATTACTTGGCCTGAAGATTTGCTGCTCGCAAAATTTTATTTACAAGATTTTAATATAAATAAATAA
- a CDS encoding septum formation initiator family protein, with protein MKTLKMFLLCLLIWLQYSLWFGKNGILDYIKIYKKVKIQKKNNDDLDIRNNQIMKDIENLNNHIQSNKQYDDTNKSF; from the coding sequence ATGAAAACATTGAAAATGTTTTTGTTATGTTTATTAATCTGGCTGCAATATTCTTTATGGTTTGGAAAAAACGGTATTTTAGATTATATAAAGATATATAAAAAAGTAAAAATACAAAAAAAAAATAATGATGATCTTGATATCCGTAACAATCAAATTATGAAAGATATTGAAAATTTAAATAATCATATTCAAAGTAACAAACAATATGATGATACAAACAAATCATTTTAA
- the cysC gene encoding adenylyl-sulfate kinase encodes MTNKNFQKNIFWQKYSITRTKREKKNGHKSIVLWFTGLSGSGKSTIANFLEEILFKNGIYTYLLDGDNIRSGLCSDLGFSIVDRKENIRRLGEVVKLMLDTGMIILVSVISPYRDQREMICNMLGKKNFIEIFIDTPIHICEKRDPKKLYKKAHLGEIYDFTGVQSMYEVPDKPDIHIDGTNSLEENSKKIINMLYNIKIISFLN; translated from the coding sequence ATGACGAATAAAAATTTTCAAAAAAATATTTTCTGGCAAAAATATTCTATTACACGAACAAAACGTGAAAAAAAAAATGGTCATAAATCAATAGTATTATGGTTTACTGGATTATCAGGTTCAGGAAAATCAACTATTGCTAATTTTTTAGAAGAAATATTATTTAAAAATGGAATTTATACTTATTTATTAGATGGTGACAATATCAGATCAGGACTATGTTCTGATTTAGGTTTTAGTATAGTTGATCGAAAAGAAAATATTAGACGTCTTGGAGAAGTAGTTAAATTAATGCTAGATACTGGCATGATAATATTAGTATCAGTAATTTCACCTTATAGAGATCAAAGAGAAATGATTTGTAACATGTTAGGAAAAAAAAACTTTATAGAAATATTCATTGATACTCCAATTCATATTTGTGAAAAGCGGGATCCTAAAAAATTATATAAAAAAGCACATCTTGGAGAGATATATGATTTTACAGGTGTTCAATCTATGTATGAAGTTCCAGATAAACCTGATATCCATATAGATGGAACAAATTCTTTAGAAGAAAATTCAAAAAAAATAATTAATATGTTATATAATATCAAAATAATATCTTTTTTAAATTAA
- the cysN gene encoding sulfate adenylyltransferase subunit CysN, with protein MNINIKDNFQKWFDINQKKTLLKFLTCGSVDDGKSTLIGRLLHDTKQIYNDQLSSLYIDSKRHGTQGDKIDLALIVDGLQSEREQGITIDVAYRYFSTYKRKFIIADTPGHKQYTRNMVTGASTCDLSILLVDATKGLSEQTYRHSFISTLLGIKYLIVAVNKMDLVDYKEEIFIKIKKNFLLFSKKLPDNINIIFIPISALIGENIVFKKKLMPWYDGYTLLNILETIKIQDHVNSKEIRFPIQYVNRPDSNFRGYSGMLVSGEIKIGQPIKILPSNINSHVSRIVTFDGDLKKATVGQAITIVLKNEIDINRGDFLVNINSSLKPSQEAILDVVWMTNNKLLIGQSYDVKLSCKKVRVYIKEILFKIDINTLIKKQSTSLSLNSIGQIKVVFNEAVFFDSYIDNRMTGSMIFIDILTNITVGAGMVKNNLKEKQIISSTNKNNFESDLHDLISKYFPHWKLSKLCV; from the coding sequence ATGAATATTAATATAAAAGATAATTTTCAAAAATGGTTTGATATCAATCAAAAGAAAACTTTATTAAAATTTTTAACATGTGGAAGTGTAGATGATGGAAAAAGTACATTAATTGGTCGTTTATTACATGATACTAAACAAATTTATAACGATCAATTATCTTCTTTATATATTGATAGTAAACGTCATGGAACACAAGGAGACAAAATTGATCTTGCACTTATAGTGGATGGTCTTCAATCTGAAAGAGAACAAGGCATTACAATTGATGTGGCTTATCGTTATTTTTCAACTTATAAAAGAAAATTTATTATTGCAGATACTCCTGGTCATAAACAATATACTCGTAATATGGTTACAGGAGCATCAACATGTGATTTATCTATTTTATTAGTAGATGCTACAAAAGGATTGTCCGAACAAACATATAGACATAGTTTTATTTCTACTTTGTTAGGTATTAAATATTTAATCGTTGCTGTTAATAAAATGGATTTAGTAGATTATAAAGAAGAAATATTTATAAAAATAAAAAAAAATTTTTTACTTTTTTCAAAAAAACTTCCTGATAATATAAATATTATTTTTATTCCTATATCTGCTTTAATTGGTGAAAATATTGTTTTTAAAAAAAAATTAATGCCTTGGTATGATGGTTATACATTATTAAATATTTTAGAAACAATTAAAATTCAAGATCATGTTAATTCAAAAGAAATAAGATTTCCAATACAATATGTAAATCGTCCTGATTCTAATTTTCGTGGATATTCTGGAATGTTAGTTTCTGGTGAAATTAAAATCGGACAGCCTATTAAAATATTGCCTTCTAATATCAATTCACATGTTTCTCGTATTGTAACTTTTGATGGAGATTTAAAAAAAGCGACTGTTGGTCAAGCAATTACAATTGTTTTAAAAAATGAAATAGATATTAATCGAGGAGATTTTCTTGTAAATATTAATTCTAGTTTAAAACCTTCTCAAGAAGCTATTCTCGACGTTGTTTGGATGACAAATAATAAATTATTAATAGGACAATCATATGATGTAAAGTTATCTTGCAAGAAAGTACGTGTTTATATAAAAGAAATATTATTTAAAATAGATATTAATACTTTAATAAAAAAACAAAGTACTTCTCTTTCTTTAAATAGTATTGGTCAAATTAAAGTTGTATTTAATGAAGCTGTTTTTTTTGATAGTTATATTGATAATAGAATGACAGGAAGTATGATTTTTATTGATATTTTAACAAATATTACAGTAGGAGCGGGAATGGTTAAAAATAATCTAAAAGAAAAACAAATAATATCATCAACTAATAAAAATAATTTCGAATCAGATTTGCATGACTTAATTTCAAAATATTTTCCACATTGGAAGTTATCTAAATTATGTGTATAA
- the cysD gene encoding sulfate adenylyltransferase subunit CysD, with protein sequence MFKNNTTYLRQLESESIYIMREVMADFRNPVMLYSIGKDSSVMLHLAKKSFYPGRVPFPLLHIDTGWKFKEMYMFRDYIANTSKIELIVHLNEKGKLLDLNPFQHGGSKYTDIMKTEGLKEAINKYHFDAAFGGARRDEEQSRSKERIYSFRDSYHQWDPKKQRPELWWNYNGKINKGENIRVFPLSNWTELDIWQYIFLEKIEIVPLYFAAVRPVLERDGLLIMVDDKRINIRSNEVIKNKMIRFRTLGCWPLTSAIESEATNLEDIIKETVTVKTSERTGRAIDYDQKSSMELKKRQGYF encoded by the coding sequence ATGTTTAAAAATAATACTACTTATTTACGTCAATTAGAGTCAGAAAGTATTTATATTATGAGAGAAGTAATGGCAGATTTTCGAAATCCTGTCATGTTATATTCTATTGGAAAAGATTCATCAGTAATGTTGCATTTAGCAAAAAAATCTTTTTATCCTGGAAGAGTTCCATTTCCTTTACTTCACATAGACACAGGATGGAAATTTAAAGAAATGTATATGTTTAGAGATTATATTGCTAATACTTCCAAAATAGAATTAATAGTTCATCTAAATGAAAAAGGTAAATTATTAGATTTAAATCCTTTCCAGCATGGAGGAAGTAAGTATACTGATATAATGAAAACAGAAGGATTGAAAGAAGCTATAAATAAATATCATTTTGATGCAGCTTTTGGTGGAGCTAGACGAGATGAAGAACAATCTAGATCAAAAGAACGCATTTATTCTTTTCGTGATTCATATCATCAATGGGATCCAAAAAAACAACGTCCTGAATTATGGTGGAATTACAATGGAAAAATTAATAAAGGAGAAAATATTCGTGTTTTTCCCCTTTCTAATTGGACTGAATTAGATATTTGGCAATATATTTTTTTAGAAAAAATTGAAATTGTTCCTCTTTATTTTGCTGCTGTTCGTCCTGTATTAGAAAGAGATGGATTATTAATTATGGTTGATGATAAACGTATCAATATTCGTTCTAATGAAGTTATTAAAAACAAAATGATTAGATTTCGTACATTAGGATGCTGGCCTTTAACTAGCGCAATTGAATCAGAAGCTACAAATCTTGAAGATATAATCAAAGAAACTGTTACAGTGAAAACTAGTGAAAGAACTGGAAGAGCTATTGACTATGATCAAAAAAGCTCTATGGAACTTAAAAAAAGACAAGGTTATTTTTAA
- the cysG gene encoding siroheme synthase CysG, translating to MNYLPLFLDLQSKPILVVGAGEVAFNKIILLLRAKAIVNIIAREVSSEIKYLINKKKVNWIAKEFDLSYLNRIFLVIAATNDKNLNKYIFKSCNKRYLFVNTVDDKTKCSFIFPSIIDRSPIVVACSSGGTAPVLLRFLREKIESILPMKIGNVAKLAGKWRVIVKKKIVHPIARRNFWERLFKSIFVQHILNGKKKEAIGILKKNINSNNILIGEIILVGAGPGDSGLLTLRGLQILQEADVVLHDYLISQDVLDLIRRDAKRICVGKRCGFKTITQDKIIQLLILLARKGKKVVRLKGGDPFIFGRGGEEIEAIKKAGINFQVVPGITSGIGVAAYAGIPLTHRKYSQGVIFITGHKSNDGFLNNWSILSDSSYTLVIYMGTLQALEISKKLIFFGRLKSTPVAIISQGTTFNQKVIISSLDQIDKIIKSFITPSLLIIGDVVSLHKKLSWFQNEKHML from the coding sequence GTGAATTATCTTCCTCTTTTTTTAGATTTACAATCTAAACCTATTTTAGTTGTTGGTGCTGGAGAAGTTGCTTTTAATAAAATTATTTTGCTGCTTCGTGCAAAAGCTATAGTTAATATTATTGCCAGAGAAGTAAGTTCAGAAATAAAATATCTTATTAATAAAAAAAAAGTAAACTGGATAGCAAAAGAATTTGATTTATCATATTTAAATAGAATATTTTTAGTAATTGCAGCTACTAATGATAAAAACTTGAATAAGTATATATTTAAATCATGCAATAAACGTTATTTATTCGTAAATACAGTAGATGATAAAACAAAATGTTCTTTTATTTTTCCTTCTATTATTGATCGTTCTCCTATAGTTGTAGCTTGTTCTTCTGGAGGTACTGCTCCAGTATTATTACGTTTTTTAAGAGAAAAAATAGAGTCTATACTACCTATGAAAATAGGTAATGTTGCTAAACTTGCAGGAAAATGGAGAGTAATTGTTAAAAAAAAAATTGTTCATCCTATAGCAAGACGAAATTTTTGGGAAAGATTATTTAAAAGTATTTTTGTGCAACATATACTTAATGGAAAGAAGAAAGAAGCTATTGGCATTTTAAAAAAAAATATCAATTCAAATAATATATTAATAGGTGAAATTATTTTAGTTGGAGCAGGTCCTGGGGATAGCGGTTTGCTAACTTTAAGAGGATTACAAATCCTGCAAGAAGCAGATGTAGTTTTACACGATTATTTAATCTCTCAAGATGTTTTAGATTTAATTCGTCGTGATGCTAAACGCATTTGTGTAGGAAAACGTTGTGGTTTTAAAACAATAACTCAAGATAAAATTATTCAATTATTAATATTATTAGCTCGAAAAGGGAAAAAAGTCGTACGTTTAAAAGGAGGAGATCCTTTTATTTTTGGACGGGGTGGTGAAGAAATAGAAGCTATAAAAAAGGCTGGTATTAATTTTCAAGTTGTTCCAGGCATTACTTCTGGAATAGGAGTTGCAGCTTATGCAGGAATACCATTGACACATAGAAAATATTCTCAAGGTGTTATATTTATTACAGGTCACAAATCTAATGATGGTTTTTTAAATAATTGGTCAATTTTATCTGATTCTTCTTATACTTTAGTAATATATATGGGGACTTTACAAGCATTAGAGATTTCTAAAAAATTGATTTTTTTTGGTCGTTTAAAATCAACTCCTGTCGCTATTATTAGTCAAGGAACAACTTTTAATCAAAAAGTAATTATTAGTTCTTTAGATCAAATAGATAAAATAATTAAATCTTTTATAACTCCTTCTTTATTGATTATCGGAGATGTTGTTAGTTTGCATAAAAAATTATCATGGTTTCAAAATGAAAAACATATGTTATAA
- a CDS encoding phosphoadenylyl-sulfate reductase — protein sequence MYIFNNKNFNLLNIEEKEKILNESNALIANYSAEDRISWALKNLPITHIVTSSFGIQSIVLLHLIIQQNPNIPVVLIDTGYLFSETYKFIDKLTKKFNLNLKIFRSKISPAWQEARYGKLWEQGIKGIDFYNNMNKVKPMNYALKKLSAKTWFSGLRHVQSKSRNSLPYLAIKKNIFKILPILDWSNNQVNNYLKINNLDIHPLFKKGYSSVGDVHMSTKHMPGMLEEDTRFFGLKRECGLHEN from the coding sequence ATGTATATATTTAATAATAAAAATTTTAATTTATTAAATATTGAAGAAAAAGAAAAAATTTTGAATGAATCTAATGCTTTAATAGCAAATTATTCAGCAGAGGATCGTATTTCTTGGGCATTAAAAAATTTACCTATTACCCATATTGTAACATCTAGTTTTGGAATTCAATCAATTGTGTTACTACATCTTATAATACAGCAAAACCCAAATATTCCTGTTGTATTAATTGACACAGGTTATTTATTTTCTGAAACATATAAATTTATTGATAAATTAACCAAAAAGTTTAATCTTAATTTAAAAATTTTCAGATCAAAAATATCTCCAGCATGGCAAGAAGCACGATATGGAAAGTTATGGGAACAAGGAATTAAGGGTATCGATTTTTATAATAATATGAATAAAGTAAAGCCCATGAATTATGCTTTAAAGAAGTTATCAGCAAAAACATGGTTTTCTGGTTTACGTCACGTACAGTCAAAAAGTCGTAATTCATTACCGTATCTTGCTATTAAAAAAAACATTTTTAAAATATTACCTATACTAGATTGGTCTAATAATCAAGTAAATAATTATTTAAAAATAAATAATTTAGACATTCATCCTTTATTTAAAAAAGGATATTCTTCTGTAGGAGATGTGCATATGAGTACAAAACATATGCCCGGAATGTTAGAAGAAGATACTCGCTTTTTTGGTTTAAAACGTGAATGTGGTTTACATGAAAATTAA